From Aquisalimonas asiatica, the proteins below share one genomic window:
- a CDS encoding LuxR C-terminal-related transcriptional regulator, with amino-acid sequence MNSTQTIRVLVADDHRLVRHALTQLIESLDGLLVVAEAGSGHELVHAANTENPDVAIVDAAIYAHGDSSKSALLRGTSPDVAIIVLSNYVSNAFMHRTLQAGACCFLHKDAGITELNQAIHHAARGKLFTYPPLDDAAPPLEPPRPAEEVAAPSTHRALTHRQREVLRLVASGYRTKGIAEQLGVSVKTVETHRAEIMRRLGVSNMVGLVHEAIRLGMVSAPP; translated from the coding sequence ATGAACAGCACTCAAACCATTCGTGTGCTTGTTGCCGACGACCACCGCCTAGTCCGTCATGCACTGACGCAATTGATCGAATCGCTGGACGGGCTGCTAGTGGTCGCAGAGGCTGGATCAGGTCATGAGCTTGTGCACGCTGCAAACACCGAGAACCCGGATGTTGCCATCGTCGACGCGGCGATCTATGCACACGGTGATTCGTCGAAATCCGCCTTGCTCCGGGGAACGTCTCCGGACGTGGCGATTATCGTACTATCGAATTATGTCAGCAACGCGTTCATGCACAGGACACTCCAGGCAGGTGCCTGTTGTTTTCTGCACAAGGATGCCGGGATTACGGAGCTGAACCAGGCCATTCACCACGCGGCCAGGGGCAAGCTCTTCACTTATCCTCCCCTGGACGATGCGGCGCCCCCGCTGGAGCCACCGCGGCCGGCAGAGGAGGTCGCGGCTCCATCCACTCACCGAGCTTTGACACACAGACAGAGGGAAGTCCTCCGTCTGGTCGCAAGCGGTTATCGAACCAAGGGCATCGCCGAACAACTTGGCGTGAGTGTCAAGACGGTGGAGACGCATCGAGCCGAAATCATGCGACGTCTCGGCGTCAGCAACATGGTGGGACTGGTCCATGAGGCCATCCGCCTGGGTATGGTCTCGGCACCACCATGA
- a CDS encoding DNA polymerase III subunit delta', whose protein sequence is MSEQDHALYPWQSVAWASLRRRMNGGRLPHALLLIGAEGLGKRELARRVGRMLLCTSPTADGLPCGNCQGCQLTAAGSHPDYHVLEPEEGSRVIKVDAVRELSRVLGMKSQLGGERVGIIAPAESMNTNAANSLLKTLEEPPEHTTLILVAHRPAQLPATIRSRCQVITIAAPSHAVASEWLARNGRGEAVRLLGVVGNAPLAAQALHEQGGAEVLQTLLEQMCGIAEGRLSPVEVASRWGKDDVDRVTQLLLAVIMDLVRVQSTGVEARISRLNQLPASLDSHELHGYLDEVMEQRGLTDHPLNHQLVLERLFIRWGQVCAKENAHG, encoded by the coding sequence ATGAGCGAGCAGGATCACGCGCTATACCCCTGGCAGAGCGTCGCATGGGCATCCCTGCGGCGGCGCATGAACGGCGGACGCCTGCCCCACGCGCTGTTGCTGATCGGTGCGGAAGGGTTGGGCAAGCGGGAGCTGGCCCGGCGTGTCGGTCGCATGCTCCTGTGTACCAGCCCGACTGCCGATGGGTTGCCGTGTGGCAACTGCCAGGGTTGTCAGCTCACCGCGGCGGGCAGTCATCCGGATTACCACGTGCTCGAGCCGGAGGAGGGGAGCCGTGTCATCAAGGTGGATGCCGTACGGGAATTGAGCCGCGTGCTCGGCATGAAGAGCCAGCTGGGTGGGGAGCGCGTCGGCATTATCGCTCCGGCCGAGAGCATGAATACCAACGCCGCCAACAGTCTGCTGAAGACGCTTGAGGAGCCGCCCGAGCACACCACGCTGATCCTCGTTGCCCATCGACCCGCGCAGCTCCCCGCCACCATCCGCAGTCGTTGCCAGGTGATAACGATCGCGGCGCCCTCCCATGCCGTTGCGAGCGAGTGGCTGGCGAGAAACGGGCGGGGCGAAGCGGTCAGGCTGCTCGGTGTCGTCGGCAATGCTCCGCTCGCGGCGCAGGCGCTGCATGAGCAAGGTGGTGCGGAGGTGTTGCAGACGCTGCTGGAGCAGATGTGCGGGATTGCCGAAGGCCGGCTCAGCCCGGTTGAAGTGGCCTCCCGTTGGGGCAAGGATGATGTGGACCGGGTGACGCAGCTGCTGTTGGCCGTCATCATGGATCTGGTCCGGGTGCAGTCCACCGGCGTCGAAGCGCGAATCAGTCGACTGAATCAGTTGCCTGCATCGCTAGACTCCCATGAGCTGCACGGTTATCTGGATGAGGTCATGGAACAGCGGGGGCTCACGGATCATCCGTTGAACCATCAGCTGGTGCTGGAGCGGCTGTTCATCCGTTGGGGTCAGGTTTGCGCAAAGGAGAACGCACATGGCTGA
- a CDS encoding sensor histidine kinase yields MHDSDDDLLRRALEDAESKNATRMLFLARLSHEVRTPLNGILGFAELLESDPADTLTPRQREHVQQIRKGGAQLLKLVNDVLELARSDSGQLALQNTPINLPRLLQEAVTFLQPTANHSDVELKVHCDPAIAIVSGDPTRLLQVLNNLLTNAIKYTCPGGTVELSAVCRGQDDYELRVSDTGIGIPPEKQPEIFDMFVRGDNGCATDQRGYGIGLAVTRGLVEQMGGTIAVKSAPGEGSTFSVRLPCDHPGK; encoded by the coding sequence ATGCACGACAGCGATGATGATCTATTGCGCCGCGCGCTTGAGGATGCGGAGAGCAAGAACGCGACGCGCATGCTGTTTCTCGCACGTCTCAGCCACGAGGTGCGGACCCCGCTCAACGGAATCCTCGGCTTTGCCGAGCTGCTGGAATCCGACCCGGCAGACACCCTGACCCCCCGACAACGTGAACACGTTCAGCAGATTCGAAAGGGTGGTGCGCAGCTACTGAAACTGGTCAACGATGTCCTCGAACTCGCCCGCTCAGACAGTGGGCAGCTGGCGTTACAGAATACCCCGATCAATCTGCCGCGCCTGCTGCAGGAAGCGGTCACCTTTCTGCAGCCCACCGCAAACCATTCCGATGTGGAACTGAAGGTGCACTGCGACCCGGCAATCGCGATCGTGTCCGGAGACCCGACCCGGTTGCTCCAGGTCCTCAACAACCTGCTGACCAATGCGATCAAGTACACCTGTCCTGGAGGCACCGTCGAACTGTCCGCAGTTTGCCGCGGCCAGGACGACTATGAACTGCGCGTATCGGACACCGGCATCGGCATCCCCCCCGAGAAACAACCCGAGATCTTCGACATGTTCGTGCGTGGCGATAATGGTTGTGCGACAGACCAGAGAGGGTACGGAATTGGTCTTGCTGTCACGAGAGGCCTGGTCGAACAGATGGGTGGCACCATTGCCGTAAAGAGTGCTCCGGGCGAAGGCAGTACTTTCAGCGTACGGCTGCCGTGCGACCATCCTGGAAAGTGA
- a CDS encoding TatD family hydrolase: protein MASLPLVDSHCHLHMLDADADHPRPYLDEAHAKGIGHFLTVSVDLDSVQDLLALAERYPQVSTSVGVHPCGKDLREVDPESLAAMADHPQVLAIGETGLDYLCAGEGDRGWQHERFRRQIRAARIAGKPVIIHSRGAPEDTARILKEEGADEVGGIIHCFTDDKAAAHRYLDLGFYLSLSGILTFHQANALREVAQQLPAESLLVETDCPYLAPVPHRGKQNQPAWVREVAECLAEVRGEHLHNVAEYTTSNFYRLFPSAEPPLRGAVL, encoded by the coding sequence ATGGCGTCGCTGCCGCTCGTTGATTCCCATTGTCACCTGCATATGCTCGACGCCGACGCGGATCACCCGCGGCCCTACCTGGACGAAGCCCACGCCAAGGGGATTGGTCATTTTCTGACCGTCAGCGTGGATCTGGACAGTGTGCAGGACCTGCTGGCGCTTGCGGAACGTTACCCCCAGGTATCCACATCCGTCGGTGTGCACCCCTGTGGAAAGGACCTCCGGGAAGTGGATCCGGAGTCGCTCGCGGCCATGGCCGACCATCCCCAGGTGCTTGCGATCGGGGAAACGGGGCTGGATTACCTATGTGCCGGGGAAGGCGACCGCGGCTGGCAGCACGAGCGCTTCCGGCGTCAGATCCGTGCGGCACGCATCGCCGGCAAACCCGTGATCATCCACTCCCGGGGTGCTCCCGAGGATACCGCGCGCATCCTGAAAGAAGAGGGCGCCGACGAGGTCGGGGGGATCATCCACTGTTTCACTGACGACAAGGCCGCGGCTCACCGCTACCTGGATCTCGGGTTCTACCTGTCGTTGTCCGGGATTCTGACGTTTCATCAGGCCAATGCGCTTCGCGAGGTCGCGCAGCAACTCCCGGCGGAATCGCTGCTGGTCGAGACCGACTGCCCCTACCTGGCCCCTGTCCCGCACCGGGGGAAACAGAATCAGCCCGCCTGGGTGCGGGAGGTGGCCGAGTGCCTGGCCGAGGTCCGTGGTGAGCATCTCCACAACGTCGCGGAGTACACCACCTCCAACTTCTATAGGCTGTTCCCCTCGGCGGAGCCGCCCCTGCGGGGCGCTGTCCTGTAA
- a CDS encoding aminotransferase class V-fold PLP-dependent enzyme, with protein MPHPQFPQDDAIIHLNHAGVGGWPQRTADAVSDFARENLHRGSANYPRWLETEQRLRERLAALIGAPDPGDVALVKNTSEALSFVAYGISWSAGDEVIINRSEFPSNRIVWESLRDQGVVIRDVDLHDPDHLSPEDALIAAMNSRTRLVSVSAVQYGSGLRMDLERLSAACRDRDVLFCVDAIQQLGALRFDLSSVDADFVVADGHKWLLGPEGLGLFYCRPSIRDSLKLTQYGWHMVEDAGNYDTVDWEPARSARRFECGSPNLMAVHGLEASLAVLQDDAGMDAVESGVLACTEYLAERIADSGRLEVISNRAPARRSGILVFRSPQADNTALYRALMAEGILCAARGGGVRFSPHFYLSTSQLEHAVSRAEALAGTL; from the coding sequence ATGCCTCATCCCCAGTTTCCCCAGGACGATGCCATCATCCATCTCAACCACGCCGGGGTCGGTGGCTGGCCGCAGCGCACGGCGGATGCGGTTTCCGACTTCGCACGGGAGAATCTCCATCGCGGATCCGCCAACTACCCTCGCTGGCTGGAAACGGAACAACGGCTTCGCGAGCGGCTGGCCGCACTCATCGGGGCGCCTGACCCGGGGGATGTTGCACTGGTCAAGAACACGTCTGAGGCGCTGTCCTTCGTCGCTTACGGGATTTCCTGGAGCGCTGGCGACGAGGTCATCATCAATCGGTCGGAGTTTCCGTCGAACCGGATCGTCTGGGAATCACTGCGCGATCAGGGTGTGGTGATCCGGGACGTTGATCTCCATGACCCCGACCACCTGTCACCGGAAGATGCGCTGATAGCCGCCATGAACTCGCGCACCCGCCTCGTGTCGGTCAGCGCGGTACAGTACGGCAGCGGGCTACGCATGGATCTGGAACGCCTGTCGGCTGCATGCCGGGATCGGGACGTGCTGTTCTGTGTGGACGCAATTCAACAACTTGGCGCACTCCGGTTCGACCTGAGCAGCGTCGACGCGGATTTCGTGGTCGCCGATGGTCACAAGTGGCTGCTCGGTCCCGAGGGGCTTGGGCTGTTCTACTGCCGCCCCTCGATCCGGGACTCACTCAAACTGACCCAGTACGGCTGGCACATGGTCGAGGATGCCGGTAACTACGACACGGTCGACTGGGAGCCGGCCCGGTCCGCGCGACGTTTCGAGTGCGGCAGTCCGAACCTCATGGCCGTCCACGGGCTGGAAGCCAGTCTTGCCGTGTTGCAGGACGACGCGGGCATGGACGCAGTGGAGTCCGGGGTGCTGGCATGTACCGAGTATCTCGCCGAACGCATCGCCGACAGCGGACGCCTGGAGGTGATCAGTAACCGGGCACCGGCACGACGCTCGGGGATCCTGGTGTTCCGGTCGCCACAAGCAGACAACACCGCACTGTACCGCGCGCTCATGGCCGAGGGCATTCTCTGTGCCGCTCGCGGCGGCGGCGTCCGGTTCTCCCCACACTTCTACCTGTCCACAAGCCAGCTGGAACACGCGGTGAGCCGGGCGGAAGCCCTTGCCGGAACCTTGTAG
- a CDS encoding sodium-dependent transporter → MSETRSSLHGEWSSGMIFVLAATGSAVGLGNLWRFPYLVGENGGAAFVIIYLLCILLVGLPIMIAEITLGRRGKRSPINSLRSVALEEGRSANWALLGWLGVAAGFLILSFYSVVGGWALSYVLQSLLGTFQGITSDSSTHLFETLVASPFSVLGWHTLFMLLLFGIVAMGVRKGLQRAVTILMPLLFVLLILLVGYGMAASGAFQEAMAFMFQPDFSAVEGGTVLTAMGQAFFTLSLGMGAIMVYGAYLPKHESIPHSAGWIVGMDTITAILAGLAIFPIVFAVGLEPGEGAGLVFITLPIVFGEIPFGYLLGLLFFVLLSVAAITSGMSLLEPATSYLTERRRDGSRLKAAAIISSLIWLLGVACGLSLNALSGITVLPGMNIFDSLEYISNDIMLPLGGLLIAIFVGWRMRLSSVVGELGVNENGALFKLWLVVTRFVAPAAVILVFANATGLFELFG, encoded by the coding sequence ATGTCAGAAACGCGCAGCTCCCTGCACGGTGAATGGTCCAGCGGGATGATCTTCGTGCTCGCGGCCACCGGCTCGGCGGTCGGCCTGGGCAATCTCTGGCGCTTCCCGTATCTGGTGGGGGAAAACGGTGGCGCCGCATTCGTGATCATCTACCTGCTTTGCATCCTGCTGGTGGGCCTGCCCATCATGATTGCCGAGATCACCCTCGGTCGTCGCGGGAAACGCAGCCCCATCAACAGCCTCCGGTCCGTTGCCCTGGAAGAGGGGCGCTCCGCGAACTGGGCGCTGCTGGGCTGGCTCGGCGTCGCCGCAGGCTTCCTGATCCTGTCGTTCTACAGCGTGGTTGGCGGCTGGGCATTGTCCTACGTGCTGCAATCCCTGCTGGGCACCTTCCAGGGAATTACCAGCGATTCCTCGACGCACCTGTTTGAAACCCTGGTGGCAAGCCCGTTCTCGGTTCTGGGATGGCACACGTTGTTCATGCTGCTCCTGTTCGGCATCGTCGCCATGGGCGTGCGCAAGGGGCTTCAGCGTGCGGTGACCATTCTGATGCCGCTACTGTTCGTGCTGCTCATCCTCCTGGTGGGTTACGGCATGGCGGCTTCGGGGGCATTCCAGGAAGCCATGGCATTCATGTTCCAGCCGGACTTCTCGGCAGTGGAAGGGGGCACGGTCCTGACAGCCATGGGCCAGGCATTCTTCACCCTCAGTCTTGGCATGGGTGCCATCATGGTCTATGGCGCGTACCTGCCGAAGCACGAATCCATCCCGCACAGCGCCGGCTGGATCGTGGGCATGGATACGATCACCGCCATCCTGGCGGGGCTGGCGATCTTCCCGATCGTGTTTGCCGTCGGCCTTGAGCCCGGTGAAGGGGCAGGGTTGGTGTTCATCACGCTGCCCATCGTGTTCGGCGAGATTCCGTTCGGCTACCTGCTGGGGCTGCTGTTCTTCGTGCTCCTGTCGGTTGCCGCCATCACATCGGGCATGTCACTGCTGGAGCCGGCCACGTCCTATCTTACCGAGCGCCGGAGGGACGGCAGCCGCCTCAAGGCCGCGGCGATCATTTCGAGCCTGATCTGGCTCCTGGGGGTCGCCTGTGGCCTGTCGCTCAATGCGCTGAGTGGCATCACCGTCCTGCCGGGCATGAACATCTTCGACTCGCTCGAGTACATCTCCAACGACATCATGCTGCCGCTCGGCGGGCTGTTGATCGCCATCTTCGTCGGCTGGCGGATGCGACTCTCCAGCGTCGTGGGCGAGCTCGGCGTCAACGAGAACGGCGCGCTGTTCAAGCTCTGGCTCGTGGTCACGCGATTCGTTGCGCCTGCGGCTGTGATACTCGTGTTCGCGAATGCCACCGGCCTGTTCGAGCTGTTCGGCTAG
- a CDS encoding PilZ domain-containing protein: MADATQSKGGRQGILSLTIKDKHALYAAYMPHVRNGGLFVPTSNTYRLGDEVFMLLSLMEESEKLPVVGKVIWITPQGAQGNRTAGVGLQFSEKDGGPARTKIETYLAGALESERPTHTI; this comes from the coding sequence ATGGCTGATGCGACGCAGTCGAAAGGAGGGCGGCAAGGGATACTGTCCTTGACCATCAAGGACAAGCACGCCCTGTATGCAGCCTACATGCCGCACGTTCGCAATGGCGGACTCTTTGTTCCGACGTCGAACACCTACCGCCTTGGTGACGAGGTCTTCATGCTACTCAGCCTGATGGAGGAGTCGGAGAAGCTCCCGGTGGTCGGCAAGGTGATCTGGATCACCCCTCAGGGCGCCCAGGGCAACCGCACGGCCGGGGTCGGACTTCAGTTCAGTGAGAAGGACGGTGGCCCGGCCCGCACAAAGATCGAAACCTACCTCGCCGGAGCCCTGGAGTCAGAGCGTCCGACCCATACGATCTGA
- a CDS encoding DUF192 domain-containing protein — protein sequence MVTDRNGRGRFGALFLWAIIAGVAALVGCLSLTAAQAPECRPSTEAVDAMPTQTLVFGSEQEHTIDARLAATESHRAAGMQHLCPDVIAGTPILFLFDEPVTPAFHMNNVHAALDIVFVDSDHRVIDVSRMEPGQRSLTRPPGPVIAALEMKAGAAAAYGIEPGVRVEW from the coding sequence ATGGTCACTGACCGGAACGGAAGAGGGCGCTTCGGCGCCCTCTTTTTGTGGGCGATCATCGCGGGCGTCGCCGCCTTGGTCGGATGCCTGTCACTGACCGCGGCCCAGGCGCCGGAATGCCGGCCGTCCACGGAAGCCGTGGACGCCATGCCGACTCAAACTCTGGTATTCGGCTCCGAGCAGGAGCACACCATCGACGCCAGGTTAGCGGCCACGGAGTCCCATCGTGCAGCCGGTATGCAGCACTTGTGCCCCGACGTCATTGCGGGGACGCCCATCCTGTTCCTTTTCGATGAACCGGTCACTCCGGCCTTCCACATGAACAACGTTCACGCGGCCCTCGATATCGTGTTCGTCGACTCGGACCACCGCGTTATCGACGTCTCCCGCATGGAACCCGGACAGCGGAGTCTGACGCGACCACCCGGCCCCGTTATCGCAGCACTGGAGATGAAGGCGGGCGCTGCCGCTGCCTACGGGATCGAGCCTGGCGTGCGAGTTGAATGGTAG
- a CDS encoding response regulator translates to MQHQRQQSGRIRVLVAGGHQLPREGICRILEGQERVDVIAEASRYATMEGLVVTTTLDVVVMDIGLPGWDRTSLPKSSQGCGRQDRPAYVVMSVPPTIEAVARTLYSGATGFLLKDAGHRELEDGVYSAGAGETFMCPTMLQAILSEFLRHLDPENDNGPLPELGNVDRSILNRLEQGDTAPAIAQSLGVHDQTVMEHRRRIMAHLDVENSDGLLLAARRTGLLSTDAMPQHPRDG, encoded by the coding sequence ATGCAGCACCAGCGACAGCAGTCCGGCCGCATCCGTGTTCTGGTGGCAGGAGGGCATCAGCTCCCACGGGAGGGTATCTGCCGGATTCTCGAAGGACAGGAACGTGTCGACGTCATCGCGGAAGCATCACGTTACGCGACCATGGAGGGGCTGGTGGTGACGACCACGCTTGATGTGGTCGTCATGGATATCGGGCTCCCCGGCTGGGATCGAACGTCACTGCCAAAGTCCTCACAGGGATGTGGACGACAGGACAGGCCTGCGTACGTTGTCATGTCAGTGCCTCCGACAATCGAGGCCGTGGCCCGGACGTTGTACAGCGGCGCTACCGGGTTTCTTCTCAAGGACGCCGGGCACAGGGAGCTGGAAGACGGCGTCTATAGCGCCGGCGCCGGAGAGACGTTCATGTGCCCAACCATGCTCCAGGCGATTCTCTCGGAGTTCCTCCGGCACCTGGACCCCGAGAACGACAATGGCCCGCTCCCAGAGCTGGGTAACGTTGATCGTAGTATCCTCAATCGGCTGGAGCAGGGCGACACGGCACCCGCCATTGCGCAGTCATTGGGCGTGCACGATCAGACCGTGATGGAACACCGCCGCCGCATCATGGCTCACCTCGATGTAGAGAACAGTGACGGCTTGCTTCTAGCAGCCCGGAGGACCGGCTTGCTGTCCACCGACGCGATGCCACAACACCCCCGAGACGGCTAG
- the tmk gene encoding dTMP kinase produces the protein MGATRGLFITLEGVEGAGKTTAMDTIASHVRDLAMVPLVTREPGGTEVGESIRRILLDHADDAMCPETEALLMFAARAEHINKVILPALERGECVLCDRFTDATYAYQGAARALGYERIGALEQWVQGELRPDLTLVLDLPVSVGRGRAGERSAPDRFEQEQDTFFEQVRQSYLERAAADPGRMKVVDASQDPDSVARALRHILDHWLVAGN, from the coding sequence ATGGGCGCGACCAGAGGCCTGTTCATTACCCTTGAGGGTGTCGAAGGCGCCGGCAAGACCACTGCGATGGATACGATTGCCAGCCACGTCCGGGATCTGGCGATGGTTCCTCTGGTGACACGTGAACCCGGCGGGACCGAGGTTGGTGAATCGATCCGTCGCATTCTGCTCGATCACGCCGATGACGCCATGTGCCCGGAGACCGAGGCTCTGTTGATGTTCGCCGCCCGGGCCGAGCACATCAACAAGGTCATTCTCCCGGCGCTCGAGCGCGGTGAGTGCGTCCTCTGCGATCGGTTCACCGACGCGACCTATGCCTATCAGGGAGCGGCGCGAGCACTTGGATACGAGCGCATCGGGGCGCTGGAGCAGTGGGTGCAGGGTGAGTTGCGTCCGGATCTGACGCTAGTCCTTGATCTGCCCGTGAGCGTTGGTCGTGGGCGGGCAGGTGAGCGCAGTGCACCCGATCGTTTCGAGCAGGAACAGGACACTTTCTTTGAACAGGTGCGCCAGAGTTACCTGGAGCGCGCTGCGGCTGATCCCGGGCGGATGAAGGTCGTGGATGCGTCACAGGATCCGGACAGCGTTGCCAGAGCGTTACGGCACATTCTTGATCACTGGCTTGTGGCGGGCAACTGA